The following are encoded together in the Odocoileus virginianus isolate 20LAN1187 ecotype Illinois chromosome 28, Ovbor_1.2, whole genome shotgun sequence genome:
- the LOC110127794 gene encoding heterogeneous nuclear ribonucleoprotein A3-like translates to MEGHDPKEPEQLRKLFIGGLSFETTDDSLREHFEKRGTLTDCVVMRDPQTKRSRGFGFVTYSCVEEVDAAMCARPHKVDGLVVEPKRAVSREDSVKPGAHLTVKTIFVGGIKGDTEEYNLRDYFEKYGKIETIEVMEDRQSGKKRGFAFVTFDDHDTVDKIVVQKYHTINGHNCEVKKALSKQEMQSAGSQRGRGGGSGNFMGRGGNFGGGGGNFGRGGNFGGRGGYGGGGGGSRGSYGGGDGGYNGFGGDGGNYGGGPGYSSRGGYGGGGPGYGNQGGGYGGGGGGYDGYNEGGNFGGNYGGGGNYNDFGNYSGQQQSNYEPMKGGSFGGRSSGSPYGGGYGSGGGSGGYGSRRF, encoded by the coding sequence ATGGAGGGTCATGATCCCAAGGAACCAGAGCAGTTGAGAAAGCTGTTTATCGGTGGTCTGAGCTTTGAAACTACAGATGacagcttaagagaacattttgagAAACGGGGCACGCTTACAGATTGTGTGGTGATGAGAGACCCCCAAACAAAACGTTCCAGGGGCTTTGGCTTTGTGACTTACTCTTGTGTTGAAGAAGTGGATGCAGCAATGTGTGCTCGACCACACAAGGTTGATGGGCTTGTAGTGGAGCCAAAGAGAGCTGTTTCTAGAGAGGATTCTGTAAAGCCTGGTGCCCATCTAACAGTGAAGACAATTTTTGTTGGTGGTATTAAAGGAGATACAGAAGAATATAATTTGAGAGACTACTTTGAAAAGTATGGCAAGATTGAAACCATAGAAGTTATGGAAGACAGGCAGAGTGGGAAAAAGAGGGGATTTGCTTTTGTAACTTTTGATGATCATGATACAGTTGATAAAATTGTTGTTCAGAAATACCACACTATTAATGGGCATAATTGTGAAGTGAAAAAGGCCCTTTCTAAACAAGAGATGCAGTCTGCTGGATCACAAAGAGGTCGTGGAGGTGGATCTGGCAACTTTATGGGTCGTGGAGGAAActttggaggtggtggaggaAACTTTGGCCGTGGTGGAAACTTTGGTGGAAGAGGAGGctatggtggtggaggtggtggcagCCGAGGGAGTTatggaggaggtgatggtggaTACAATGGATTTGGAGGTGATGGTGGCAACTATGGCGGTGGTCCTGGTTATAGTAGTAGAGGAGGTTACGGTGGTGGTGGACCAGGATATGGAAACCAAGGTGGTGGATATGGTGGCGGTGGTGGAGGATATGATGGTTACAATGAAGGAGGAAATTTTGGAGGTaactatggtggtggtggaaaCTATAATGATTTTGGAAATTATAGTGGACAACAGCAATCAAATTATGAACCCATGAAAGGGGGTAGTTTTGGTGGAAGAAGCTCGGGCAGTCCCTATGGTGGTGGTTACGGATCTGGTGGTGGAAGTGGTGGATATGGTAGCAGAAGGTTctaa